GTCGAGGTCGGGGAGCCCGACGGCATCAACCTGTGGATGCCGGTGCGCGACGAACGCGCGGCCCTCGTGCATCTCGCGGCCGAGGGGATCGCGGTGGCCGCGGGCACTCCGTTCGTCGTGGATGCGCCGGGCACGGGGGCGGCAGGCTTCGCGGAAGCCGGTGATCCGGACGCGCCCTCCGCCGCCGCCGACTCCCCGGACGCGGGCGGCTGGGTCCGCGTCACCGGCGGAGCGGTCACCGAGAACGTGCGGCTGGTCGCGGAAGCGCTCGCGCGGGCCGCCGACGCCGCCCCTCCGTCGTGGTGACCGTCTCGTCAACCCCGAGCCCGCTTTCGAATCGATTCGCCTACGCTCGAAGACATGACCGTTCCTTCAGTTCAGCTCAACGACGGAAACTCCATCCCCCAGCTCGGCTACGGGGTGTTCCTCGTGCCCGCCGATGACGCCGAGCGCGCCGTGTCCGAGGCCCTCGAGGTCGGCTACCGCCACATCGACACCGCCGCCATCTACAAGAACGAAGAGGGTGTCGGCCGCGCGATCGCCGCCAGCGGCATCCCGCGCGACGAGCTCTTCGTCACGACCAAGCTCTGGAACGACCGCCACGAGGGCGACGAGCCGCTCGCCGCGATCGACGAGAGCCTGCAGAAGCTCCAGCTCGACGCCGTCGACCTCTACCTCATCCACTGGCCCACGCCGAAGAACGACAACTACGTCCACGCGTGGCAGAAGATGATCGAGATCCGCGAGTCCGGCAAGGCCCGCTCGATCGGCGTCTCGAACTTCCTCGTCCCGCACCTCGACCGCATCGTCGCCGAGACCGGCGTGACCCCCGTCGTGGACCAGATCGAGCTGCACCCCGCCCTCAGCCAGCGCGAGATCGCGGCCTGGGGCCAGGAGCACGACATGCACATCGAGTCGTGGGGTCCGCTCGGCCAGGGCAAGTACGACCTGTTCGAGATCCCCGCGGTGAAGGATGCCGCCGAGGCCCACGGCAAGAGCCCCGCTCAGGCGGTGCTGCGCTGGCACATCCAGCACGGCTTCATCGTGTTCCCGAAGTCGGTGCGCCGCGAGCGCCTCGAGGAGAACTTCGACCTGTTCGACTTCGAGCTGACCGCCGACGAGATGGCCGCGATCGACGCCGTCGACCCGGGCGACGGCTCGGGTCGCGTGGGCACGCACCCCGACGACCTCAACTGACGCCGGGCGAGATGTGAACCGCCTCGCGAACGCCTCGAGCCCCTACCTGCGGCTCCACGCCGACAACCCCGTCGCGTGGTTCCCCTGGGGGCCCGAGGCGTTCGCGCTCGCGGCCGAGAGAGACGTCCCCGTGATGATCTCGATCGGCTACAGCACCTGCCACTGGTGCCACGTCATGGCGCGCGAGTCGTTCCAGGATGCCGAGACCGCCGCTGCGCTGAACGACGGCTTCGTGTCGATCAAGGTCGACCGCGAGGAGCATCCCTATGTGGATGCCACCTATCTCGACGCGGCCTCCGCCTTCACACCGCACCTCGGGTGGCCGCTGACGGTCTTCGCGAGCCCCGCGGGCCGCGTCTTCTACGCCGGCACGTACTTCCCGCCCGTACCCCGCCCGCCGCAGCCCTCGTTCCGCCAGGTGCTCGCCGCGGTCCGTGAGGCGTGGACCGAGCGACGCGACCAGGTGGATGCCACCGGCTCCGCGCTCCGCGAGGCCCTCGCCGCGGCGGCTGTCGCCCCTGCCGATGCCCCGCCGTCCCTGGACCGGCTCGCCGCCGCCGCGCGGGCCGTCGCCGCGCGCGAGGACCGCGAGTACTTCGGGTTCGCCGCGGGCCCCGCGTTCGAGACCCCGAAGT
This portion of the Microbacterium testaceum StLB037 genome encodes:
- a CDS encoding aldo/keto reductase, with amino-acid sequence MTVPSVQLNDGNSIPQLGYGVFLVPADDAERAVSEALEVGYRHIDTAAIYKNEEGVGRAIAASGIPRDELFVTTKLWNDRHEGDEPLAAIDESLQKLQLDAVDLYLIHWPTPKNDNYVHAWQKMIEIRESGKARSIGVSNFLVPHLDRIVAETGVTPVVDQIELHPALSQREIAAWGQEHDMHIESWGPLGQGKYDLFEIPAVKDAAEAHGKSPAQAVLRWHIQHGFIVFPKSVRRERLEENFDLFDFELTADEMAAIDAVDPGDGSGRVGTHPDDLN